In the genome of Ananas comosus cultivar F153 linkage group 11, ASM154086v1, whole genome shotgun sequence, one region contains:
- the LOC109717223 gene encoding subtilisin-like protease SBT4.10 — protein MAKKKYSPSPFFFFFFVSITLFLTCLKPCKCESNPLPIVDPDDGDDLSDTQFYIITVVPPDGDIDLLGAEELEQYHLSFLPNSTLDSGAPRLVHSFRHAFSGFVARLTPAEAAAVKAVAGVVDVKENGITRLGTTYTPTFLGLNGYNGLWYKTKGEGVIIGILDSGISENHVSFKDDGMPPAPAKWRGCCEFVNSKCDPFLPTVCNNKLIGARKLSYNSPKDEAGHGSHCASTAAGNFVQNAEARGHAEGTAAGMAPRAHIASYKMCGSSTVQCSAFSEARGLDLAIADGVDVLSLSIDSYQEPLYKSNIAKASFVAMEKGIFTSACAGNAMGNVRKEVVNDAPWILTVGASTTDRRERAVVRLGNGMEFYGESAYPLEMSNGTGTVPLVYPGKVDSTPARLGCKKGGLDGLDVTGKIVVCGVGETEEREKAEIVKKAGGVGIILLGQQWNGQTTYAESLELPSVWMGNLDAVAIVNYALNTDDPTGEIAFKGTQFGYRPAPAVAGLSATGPSKYNGGILKPDILGPGINILAAWHKQVGPSPTGSDDQAFNFGSGCSMATPHLAGIAALLMSAHRDWSVAMIKSAIMTTALTKDKDGSPIMDERSEDMTRPASLLTTGAGQVNPSAAYDPGLVYDIQPDDYVRYLCGLYRNNDLTVSGIARRKVSCSVIGGIAAEDLNYPSISVKLSLGSEKNISRTATNVGDAASTYTPEVIEPEGVSVEVNPGTLEFAAVMEKKSFNVTLKAKSKLRGGGRREGYLYWKSTDGKYRVGSPILVQF, from the coding sequence AATACCACCTCTCCTTCCTGCCCAACTCCACCCTCGACTCCGGCGCCCCGCGCCTCGTCCACTCCTTCCGCCACGCTTTCAGCGGATTTGTGGCGAGACTGACTCCTGCAGAAGCCGCCGCCGTGAAAGCCGTGGCTGGCGTCGTCGATGTCAAAGAAAACGGGATTACGCGGCTCGGGACCACTTACACCCCGACGTTCCTGGGCCTGAACGGCTACAACGGCCTCTGGTACAAGACCAAAGGGGAGGGCGTAATCATCGGCATCCTCGACAGCGGCATCTCCGAGAACCACGTGTCCTTCAAGGACGACGGCATGCCGCCGGCCCCTGCGAAGTGGCGCGGCTGCTGCGAGTTTGTAAACAGCAAGTGCGACCCCTTTCTGCCGACGGTGTGCAACAACAAGCTCATCGGCGCACGGAAGCTGAGCTACAATTCCCCCAAGGACGAAGCGGGGCACGGAAGTCATTGCGCAAGCACAGCCGCAGGGAACTTTGTTCAGAACGCCGAGGCGCGCGGCCACGCGGAGGGCACCGCGGCCGGCATGGCCCCGCGGGCGCACATTGCTTCCTACAAGATGTGCGGCAGTAGCACGGTCCAGTGCTCGGCCTTCTCAGAAGCCCGGGGCCTGGACCTGGCTATTGCCGACGGCGTTGACGTGCTGTCCCTCTCCATCGACTCCTACCAGGAGCCGCTGTACAAGAGCAACATCGCCAAGGCGTCGTTCGTCGCGATGGAGAAGGGCATCTTCACGAGCGCGTGCGCGGGGAACGCCATGGGGAACGTCCGGAAGGAGGTGGTGAATGACGCCCCCTGGATCTTGACTGTCGGCGCCAGCACGACCGACCGAAGGGAGCGCGCGGTCGTGCGGCTCGGCAACGGGATGGAGTTTTACGGCGAGTCTGCGTATCCTTTAGAAATGTCAAACGGGACAGGAACAGTGCCGCTCGTTTACCCGGGGAAAGTGGATAGCACGCCTGCGAGGCTGGGCTGTAAGAAAGGCGGGCTGGATGGCTTAGACGTTACAGGGAAGATCGTGGTGTGCGGCGTCGGAGAGACGGAGGAGCGCGAGAAGGCGGAGATCGTGAAGAAGGCCGGGGGAGTGGGCATAATATTGCTCGGCCAGCAATGGAACGGGCAGACCACGTACGCCGAATCACTCGAACTTCCTTCCGTTTGGATGGGCAACCTCGACGCCGTCGCGATTGTGAACTACGCTCTGAACACCGACGATCCCACAGGGGAGATTGCTTTCAAAGGCACGCAGTTCGGCTACCGACCGGCCCCTGCCGTAGCCGGATTGTCGGCGACGGGCCCGAGCAAGTACAACGGCGGCATCCTGAAGCCTGACATTCTGGGGCCGGGCATCAACATCCTTGCCGCCTGGCACAAGCAGGTCGGGCCAAGTCCCACCGGCTCCGATGACCAGGCGTTCAACTTCGGCAGCGGATGCTCAATGGCTACGCCGCACCTGGCGGGGATTGCCGCGCTGCTCATGAGCGCCCACCGGGACTGGTCGGTGGCCATGATCAAGTCGGCGATCATGACGACGGCGCTTACAAAGGACAAAGACGGGAGCCCAATAATGGACGAGCGGAGCGAGGATATGACGCGGCCCGCGAGCTTGCTCACCACGGGAGCCGGGCAGGTCAATCCCTCGGCGGCCTACGATCCGGGCCTCGTTTACGACATCCAGCCAGATGACTACGTCCGGTACCTCTGCGGACTGTACAGGAACAACGATTTGACGGTCAGTGGGATTGCTCGTCGGAAGGTCAGTTGTTCTGTCATCGGGGGGATTGCAGCTGAGGATCTGAACTATCCGTCTATTTCGGTCAAGTTGTCATTGGGGTCGGAGAAGAACATAAGCCGAACCGCGACGAATGTAGGGGATGCCGCGTCGACGTACACGCCGGAGGTGATCGAACCGGAAGGAGTGAGCGTGGAAGTAAACCCTGGAACGCTTGAATTCGCAGCAGTTATGGAGAAGAAGAGCTTCAACGTGACGCTCAAAGCAAAGAGCAAACTGCGGGGTGGGGGGCGCAGAGAAGGGTACTTGTATTGGAAATCAACTGATGGCAAGTATAGAGTTGGGAGTCCCATTTTGGTGCAGTTCTAA